A window of Ketobacter sp. MCCC 1A13808 contains these coding sequences:
- a CDS encoding DUF1631 family protein — translation MEKRKFPRHGVSIDAVFNLGEGEGSICVIEDFSEQGIFVTFEDQRYLAVVKAKSAELESIATVTFKLAQRYVSIDGIVVHQKEIGLGLKFLQPNPKYIEALQDGAALERSAHENIHTEEESRNSSAAAKKSNLIHHTNGKMESFLEDRIPEFLSKVCEDLINQANSQKSDAAQHPYFDAVAGFKKYTKKLVSSMSGTILSDASDVANGRYKDKNTQNSDATQQTLALVGKEEFEDWLVVRVAISRAELQLREPLIELQMRFDAAFGSGGARVYNPYSPAAICHAFYNAVRPLRMTNKVEKQVFSVLQETLLSHLRGLYKAINKLFIDAHVLPDIDVTKYLTGQAFGNNTHKPAATKSVEKSEQAADRAPGSTSSPPSPADTGVATEPAAVESSAGYISGTIAPMQSSYQQLQSGLQKAQSAYSVASNLWRVRNSKEAPVDSIRGDNPVDSVPESQVEDFNSALEAVRSQVLSGSIDLDAPGALKQYLTQASGANGASYVGEFDSADMIESLFNNIVQSERIEESLRSDLRKLELPLLEVMRTDPTLFTAEFHPTRQAVNYLALLSDKGSINVNSNKPILRECVEQLVQTGAGDEAGTQSVLEKLNVLVEKERKFIERNLSRVTEACSGQEKIKSANIKVEKELGKRFGDRQSPEILLKLVSSGWRDLMRLSYIREGIESRAWEMTLIVLDQLLVRVMPGDYDDTKILFKAEELVKLISKGLSKVSVSDALQQTLVAELEQLLKDGVTEHTPCAVYSQEYDLEESPGERIVKLGLDENDKPLLRWIKRAGNLKEGQWLEFGANNENSSLNQLAWVSENSDRFVFVNHQGMKVLDLVMEDLANQLRLGDAHVLSDSNMPAVEKGLDALIQKIYDQLAYESSHDQLTGLVTRKEFERSIAQSVTKSKRFECTYVLIFIDILQFKVINNTCGYEVGDQFLKEIARRIEGAVTEEAMIGRIGGSEFGVVQPIDADQQGYLLASDIKESIENNRFISDNQNFVISTVVSMVSFDESNNQILELLRSVESAAEIGKKEGRKEIQVVRPGDERMEERDEVMSWVTRINQALDDEQLKIRCQMIYPIVKSEGALPHFEVLLTVIDQNGEHLPPNDFIRAAEEYSRMGAVDRWVIESVLKWMLAHEEILDQVGGFSINLSGHSLNDETFLDFIFEALVRYEVPRKKLIFEITETTAVANLEDAADFINEMKGIGCRFSLDDFGAGQSSYAYLKRLPVDFIKIDGAFVRNITEDDVDYALVKSITEMGHFLNKKIVAEFVSDDEILEVVKDIGVDYVQGFYLGKPVLIEDLGTSLRPAHEVA, via the coding sequence GTGGAAAAGCGTAAGTTCCCTCGGCATGGGGTGTCCATTGACGCGGTCTTCAACCTGGGAGAAGGTGAGGGAAGCATCTGTGTTATCGAAGATTTTAGCGAGCAGGGAATATTCGTTACGTTCGAAGATCAGCGATATTTGGCTGTAGTCAAAGCTAAATCGGCTGAATTAGAATCTATCGCAACGGTCACCTTTAAATTGGCACAACGCTATGTGTCTATTGACGGGATCGTGGTTCATCAAAAAGAAATCGGCCTGGGTTTGAAGTTCCTTCAACCCAACCCGAAGTACATTGAAGCCCTCCAAGACGGTGCGGCGCTAGAGAGATCGGCGCACGAAAATATTCACACCGAAGAAGAAAGCCGGAACAGCAGCGCCGCTGCCAAAAAATCAAACCTGATACATCATACCAACGGTAAAATGGAAAGTTTTCTGGAAGACCGGATTCCGGAATTTCTGTCCAAGGTATGTGAAGATCTTATAAACCAAGCAAACTCACAAAAAAGTGATGCGGCACAGCATCCTTATTTTGATGCAGTAGCGGGTTTTAAAAAATACACCAAAAAGCTCGTAAGCTCGATGTCTGGCACTATTTTATCAGACGCTTCGGATGTGGCGAATGGGCGCTACAAAGACAAAAACACTCAAAATTCCGATGCGACACAGCAAACGTTAGCGTTGGTGGGCAAAGAGGAATTTGAAGATTGGCTTGTGGTCCGGGTAGCAATATCCCGCGCGGAACTGCAATTAAGGGAGCCGCTTATTGAGTTGCAAATGCGTTTTGATGCCGCATTCGGTAGTGGTGGCGCGCGCGTTTATAACCCCTATTCACCCGCCGCCATTTGTCATGCGTTTTATAATGCTGTGCGCCCCTTAAGAATGACCAATAAAGTCGAAAAACAAGTGTTTTCCGTACTACAGGAAACGTTGCTTTCCCACTTGAGAGGGCTTTATAAAGCGATTAATAAATTGTTTATCGATGCCCATGTTTTGCCGGATATTGATGTTACCAAATATCTGACCGGACAAGCGTTTGGTAACAATACTCACAAGCCGGCCGCTACCAAGTCAGTGGAAAAAAGTGAACAGGCTGCAGATAGGGCTCCCGGTTCCACATCGAGCCCGCCGTCGCCAGCGGACACTGGCGTAGCTACTGAGCCCGCTGCCGTGGAGAGTAGTGCGGGCTATATTTCCGGCACCATTGCGCCGATGCAGAGTTCTTACCAACAGTTGCAAAGCGGTTTACAAAAAGCCCAGTCGGCGTATTCGGTGGCTTCTAATTTGTGGCGGGTACGAAACAGTAAAGAAGCGCCAGTCGATTCGATACGGGGCGACAATCCGGTAGATTCAGTGCCAGAATCACAGGTTGAGGATTTTAATTCCGCTTTGGAAGCTGTGCGGTCGCAGGTGTTGAGTGGGAGTATAGATCTGGACGCACCTGGTGCGCTGAAGCAATATCTTACTCAGGCTTCCGGGGCCAACGGTGCTTCTTATGTCGGCGAGTTCGATTCCGCTGACATGATTGAAAGCTTGTTTAATAATATTGTTCAGAGCGAACGAATTGAAGAAAGCCTGCGCTCTGATTTACGTAAGCTCGAGTTGCCGTTACTGGAAGTGATGCGCACTGATCCAACATTGTTTACGGCTGAATTCCACCCTACCAGGCAAGCGGTAAACTACCTCGCTTTACTATCTGACAAAGGTAGTATCAATGTTAATAGCAATAAACCTATCCTGCGCGAATGTGTAGAACAATTAGTGCAAACCGGTGCGGGTGACGAGGCGGGTACGCAGTCAGTATTAGAAAAGTTGAATGTGCTCGTTGAAAAAGAAAGGAAATTTATTGAACGTAATTTATCGCGGGTAACAGAGGCCTGTAGTGGGCAGGAAAAGATTAAATCGGCGAACATCAAAGTCGAGAAAGAACTCGGTAAGCGCTTTGGTGATCGCCAGTCTCCGGAAATTTTGCTGAAACTGGTTTCCAGTGGTTGGCGTGATCTGATGCGCCTGAGTTATATCCGCGAAGGTATCGAAAGTCGCGCCTGGGAAATGACGTTGATCGTATTGGACCAGTTGTTGGTCAGAGTGATGCCGGGTGACTACGATGATACGAAGATTTTATTCAAAGCCGAGGAGCTGGTAAAACTTATCAGCAAGGGGCTTTCCAAAGTCAGTGTTTCCGATGCATTACAACAAACATTGGTGGCGGAGCTGGAGCAATTGCTGAAAGACGGCGTAACAGAGCACACTCCGTGTGCTGTCTATTCGCAGGAATACGATCTGGAAGAGTCCCCAGGTGAGCGTATTGTCAAACTGGGGCTGGATGAAAATGACAAGCCGTTGTTACGTTGGATTAAAAGGGCAGGCAATTTAAAGGAAGGGCAGTGGCTGGAGTTCGGTGCCAACAACGAAAATTCTAGCCTGAATCAGTTGGCATGGGTGTCTGAAAATAGCGACCGTTTTGTGTTTGTGAACCACCAGGGGATGAAGGTTCTGGATTTGGTCATGGAGGATTTGGCAAATCAATTGCGCTTGGGCGACGCGCATGTATTGAGTGACTCCAATATGCCCGCAGTTGAAAAAGGGCTGGATGCACTTATTCAGAAAATTTACGACCAGTTGGCTTATGAATCATCTCATGATCAGTTGACAGGGCTGGTCACACGAAAAGAATTCGAGCGCAGTATTGCTCAGTCGGTTACCAAATCGAAACGTTTTGAATGCACCTATGTATTAATTTTTATCGATATCCTGCAGTTCAAGGTAATCAACAATACCTGTGGATATGAGGTCGGGGACCAGTTTCTGAAAGAGATTGCAAGACGGATCGAAGGGGCCGTTACCGAAGAGGCAATGATCGGGCGCATAGGTGGAAGCGAATTTGGTGTGGTCCAGCCAATAGACGCAGACCAACAGGGTTATTTGTTGGCATCGGACATAAAAGAATCCATAGAAAATAATCGTTTCATTTCAGACAATCAGAATTTCGTTATTTCTACCGTGGTGTCTATGGTGTCATTTGATGAATCAAATAACCAGATACTGGAATTGTTACGCTCTGTTGAGTCTGCAGCGGAGATAGGAAAAAAAGAAGGGCGCAAAGAGATACAGGTAGTGCGTCCGGGCGATGAGCGCATGGAAGAGCGGGACGAGGTGATGTCTTGGGTCACCCGCATTAACCAGGCTTTAGATGACGAACAACTCAAGATACGCTGCCAGATGATATACCCGATAGTCAAGTCCGAAGGCGCTTTGCCCCATTTTGAGGTGTTGTTGACCGTCATCGATCAAAATGGCGAGCATTTGCCTCCAAACGATTTTATTCGGGCGGCAGAAGAATACAGCCGCATGGGCGCGGTTGATCGCTGGGTAATAGAAAGCGTTCTGAAATGGATGCTAGCCCACGAAGAAATATTGGATCAGGTGGGTGGGTTTTCCATAAATTTATCCGGACACTCGTTGAATGACGAAACGTTTCTTGATTTCATATTCGAGGCGCTAGTGCGATATGAGGTGCCGCGTAAAAAGCTCATTTTCGAAATTACCGAAACAACAGCCGTCGCTAACCTGGAAGATGCAGCTGATTTTATAAACGAAATGAAAGGAATAGGCTGCCGCTTTTCGCTGGACGATTTTGGTGCTGGTCAATCATCTTACGCCTACCTGAAGCGGCTGCCGGTTGATTTTATAAAAATTGACGGTGCATTTGTGCGCAATATCACTGAAGACGACGTGGATTACGCGTTGGTCAAATCCATCACTGAAATGGGGCACTTCCTTAACAAGAAAATCGTTGCGGAATTTGTATCCGACGACGAGATTCTGGAAGTGGTGAAAGATATTGGTGTTGATTATGTACAAGGCTTCTATTTAGGTAAGCCCGTTTTAATAGAGGACTTGGGAACTTCCCTACGGCCGGCACACGAAGTTGCATGA
- a CDS encoding DUF2806 domain-containing protein, translating into MNQSLYRIQLLKKLWVHLTPNETFGLCSPDRIQRSGQNLGDVRRKELSHLLTIERQLHELRRGHSALDSDGKLIRCAEIQDIRGIKFSSIIENTDQVEVETEALPDIASMLENAEALNRLDGLERLLRLQKLYLLSERMILGMTLSEVDKEPLDRRWLSRWKLNACESSNGALQQLWARILVGELVSPGSTSLWTLGYLANCSLMDAENLSHLASWLCGDFIYRSALRATSGALDSGTMLKRLEEQSIIKGVSGKVLTKTLLSDTEGEFSYQMVLADKLLLIDSHQARPELNIPAYMVTSVGCELLGLVPVAADPAYLELITQDLQARGMNVRVVHKGSDEAIADLG; encoded by the coding sequence GTGAATCAGTCCTTATATCGTATTCAATTGCTCAAAAAATTGTGGGTCCACCTGACCCCTAATGAGACTTTTGGCCTGTGCTCTCCGGACAGGATTCAGCGATCCGGACAAAACCTGGGTGACGTAAGGCGTAAAGAGTTATCGCACTTGCTCACTATTGAACGCCAATTACATGAATTACGGCGTGGCCATTCCGCACTCGATAGCGATGGGAAACTGATACGATGTGCGGAGATTCAGGATATACGCGGCATCAAGTTTTCCTCGATTATCGAAAATACGGATCAGGTGGAGGTGGAAACAGAAGCACTTCCTGATATTGCCAGCATGCTTGAAAATGCCGAAGCGCTGAACCGACTGGATGGGTTGGAGCGTCTGCTGAGGTTACAAAAGTTGTACTTGTTGTCTGAACGCATGATCCTCGGGATGACTTTATCTGAAGTCGACAAGGAGCCGCTGGATCGTCGCTGGCTCAGCCGCTGGAAGCTCAATGCCTGCGAGAGTTCCAATGGAGCTTTACAGCAGCTGTGGGCGAGAATTCTGGTAGGTGAGCTGGTTAGTCCTGGTAGCACCAGTTTGTGGACGCTAGGGTATCTGGCAAATTGTTCGCTCATGGACGCCGAAAACCTAAGTCATTTAGCATCATGGCTGTGCGGGGATTTCATTTACCGCAGCGCATTACGCGCCACCTCCGGCGCCCTGGACAGCGGAACGATGCTAAAACGCCTTGAAGAACAATCGATTATCAAGGGCGTGTCAGGCAAGGTTCTCACAAAAACCTTGCTTAGTGATACCGAAGGCGAGTTCAGTTACCAAATGGTATTGGCAGATAAACTCCTGTTGATCGATTCCCATCAGGCTAGACCCGAGCTTAATATACCTGCCTATATGGTGACATCAGTGGGTTGCGAACTGCTGGGTCTGGTTCCGGTGGCGGCTGATCCGGCTTACTTGGAACTGATCACGCAAGATTTACAGGCCCGGGGTATGAATGTGCGTGTGGTACACAAGGGATCCGATGAGGCGATCGCCGATTTAGGCTAA
- a CDS encoding alpha-D-glucose phosphate-specific phosphoglucomutase produces MNAVDQISTSAFDGQKPGTSGLRKKVDVFQQPHYLMNFVQSIVNALPLDQRSRLVVGGDGRYFNREAIQQILQVLVANEVKEILVGADGLLSTPAVSHLIRKSGSDGGIVLSASHNPGGPGKDFGIKFNNASGSPAPEFLTDLIFENTKTIDHYLRFPLPELQLTEGAEYQFGNSTIKVVNSVSDYAELMQTLFDFDRIRSSMEDGKLSLCFDGMHAVTGPYAKCIFSELLGVPAGNLLNCVAKEDFGGGHPDPNRVHAKTLYEYMMSDHATDLGAASDGDGDRNMILGNGAFVSPSDSLALIAEHHQCIPQFRDGLVGVARSMPTSTALDRVAEHLNLPCYETPTGWKFFGNLLDQGLVRLCGEESFGTSGDHVREKDGVWTVLCWLSILAETGKSVQQLLTEHWTRFGRSYYCRHDYEGLEAEKAQAVMLGLVEHRDSLIGQSYGSKPIREVDVFSYEDPVDGSVSENQGVRVKFDDGSRIVYRLSGTGTDSATLRVYLEQIERNADSLQHDAIEFNEELGQFAHSIANIAGVTGAAEPSVRT; encoded by the coding sequence GTGAACGCAGTAGATCAGATCAGTACCTCGGCTTTTGATGGGCAAAAACCCGGTACCTCGGGCTTAAGGAAAAAGGTGGACGTATTTCAACAACCCCATTACTTAATGAATTTTGTACAGTCAATTGTCAATGCGCTGCCGTTGGATCAGCGTTCACGCTTGGTGGTGGGGGGCGATGGCCGTTATTTCAACCGAGAAGCCATCCAGCAGATACTGCAAGTCCTGGTAGCAAATGAGGTCAAAGAGATTCTGGTGGGAGCAGATGGCTTGCTTTCCACTCCAGCGGTTTCACACCTGATTAGAAAGTCAGGCAGCGATGGAGGCATTGTACTGTCCGCTAGCCATAATCCAGGGGGGCCGGGTAAGGACTTCGGCATCAAATTTAATAATGCCAGTGGCAGTCCTGCACCGGAATTTCTGACCGATCTGATTTTCGAGAACACCAAAACTATTGACCACTATTTACGCTTCCCTCTACCGGAATTGCAGCTTACTGAAGGCGCAGAGTATCAGTTTGGCAACAGCACCATTAAGGTCGTGAATAGTGTCAGTGATTACGCGGAGCTGATGCAGACTTTATTCGATTTCGATCGTATCCGGTCGTCCATGGAAGACGGAAAGCTGAGTCTTTGTTTTGATGGCATGCACGCGGTGACCGGTCCTTATGCGAAGTGTATTTTCAGTGAGTTGCTGGGGGTGCCCGCGGGTAACCTTTTGAATTGTGTAGCCAAGGAAGATTTTGGTGGTGGGCATCCAGACCCCAATCGGGTTCACGCCAAAACCCTTTATGAGTACATGATGTCCGATCATGCGACGGATCTGGGCGCGGCATCCGACGGTGACGGTGACCGCAATATGATTTTAGGGAATGGTGCCTTTGTCAGTCCCAGTGATAGCTTGGCTCTGATTGCCGAGCACCATCAATGCATTCCCCAGTTCCGCGACGGCCTGGTGGGTGTGGCTCGCTCCATGCCCACCAGCACGGCGCTTGATCGTGTGGCAGAACACCTGAATTTGCCCTGTTATGAAACCCCGACCGGGTGGAAATTCTTTGGGAACTTGCTGGATCAGGGATTAGTGCGTCTTTGCGGTGAGGAAAGCTTTGGTACCAGCGGTGATCATGTGCGTGAGAAAGACGGCGTGTGGACGGTGCTCTGCTGGCTGAGCATATTGGCTGAGACCGGAAAATCAGTTCAGCAATTATTAACCGAGCATTGGACCCGCTTCGGGCGCAGCTATTATTGCCGCCACGATTACGAGGGGCTGGAGGCCGAAAAGGCTCAGGCGGTTATGTTAGGCCTGGTCGAGCATCGCGATAGCCTTATTGGGCAATCCTATGGTTCTAAACCGATTCGTGAAGTGGATGTATTTTCCTACGAGGACCCCGTGGATGGCTCGGTTTCAGAAAATCAGGGTGTGCGAGTGAAGTTTGATGATGGTTCGAGGATTGTATATCGGTTGTCCGGTACCGGTACGGATTCCGCGACCTTGCGTGTCTATCTGGAGCAGATTGAACGAAACGCAGATTCCCTTCAGCACGACGCGATCGAGTTCAATGAAGAATTGGGTCAGTTTGCTCATTCTATTGCCAATATAGCGGGCGTTACCGGCGCGGCTGAGCCCTCTGTCAGAACCTGA
- the ppnN gene encoding nucleotide 5'-monophosphate nucleosidase PpnN, which produces MTDKVASTTVSPEAALELLSPSEVNQLVNQTDANLFHIFRRCALAVLNTGNNNDNTSEILEEFADFDIRFIRQARGIKLQLSNSPATAFVDGKMIRGIREQLFSVLRDVVYITSEIRDSNRFDLTTTAGITDAVFHILRNANAVRKGDANPLVVCWGGHSISREEYDFTKEVGYELGLRDMNIITGCGPGAMKGPMKGAAIGHAKQHVPNRRYVGITEPGIIAAESPNPIVNELIILPDIEKRLEAFVRMSHSVIVFPGGAGTAEEILYILGVLLHPSNEGIPFPLIFAASQDAAPYFDTINQFIAETLGQQAQLKYKIVIGDAAEVAKAARAGAEEVLLYRRTSKDAFYFNWKLNIPNEMQMPFEPTHESMSQLDLHKNQPSHILAANLRKAFSGIVAGNVKEQGITLIREHGPFEIKGDTEIMNSLDKILRTFVIQKRMKIGESEYQPCYRVVT; this is translated from the coding sequence ATGACAGATAAAGTCGCTAGCACCACGGTGTCACCGGAAGCTGCTTTGGAATTGCTGTCGCCAAGTGAAGTGAATCAACTGGTCAATCAAACGGATGCCAATTTGTTTCACATCTTCAGACGCTGCGCCCTGGCGGTTCTGAACACCGGCAACAATAACGACAATACCAGTGAAATTCTGGAAGAGTTTGCGGATTTTGATATTCGCTTTATCCGCCAGGCACGGGGCATCAAATTGCAACTGAGCAACTCCCCTGCCACAGCCTTTGTAGACGGTAAAATGATACGCGGAATACGCGAACAGCTGTTTTCGGTGCTCAGGGACGTCGTTTATATCACCAGTGAAATACGCGACTCCAATCGCTTTGATCTGACCACCACCGCCGGTATCACCGATGCTGTCTTTCACATTCTGCGCAATGCAAATGCCGTCAGGAAAGGCGACGCCAACCCCTTAGTGGTGTGTTGGGGGGGCCATTCCATCAGCCGTGAAGAATACGACTTTACCAAAGAAGTCGGTTACGAATTGGGATTGCGGGATATGAACATCATCACCGGTTGCGGCCCGGGTGCCATGAAGGGCCCGATGAAAGGCGCTGCCATCGGCCACGCCAAACAACATGTGCCCAACCGGCGGTATGTGGGCATTACCGAGCCCGGGATCATCGCAGCAGAATCCCCCAACCCCATTGTCAACGAGCTGATTATTTTACCCGACATAGAAAAGCGCCTGGAAGCATTTGTGCGCATGTCTCACTCCGTGATTGTATTTCCCGGTGGTGCGGGCACCGCTGAAGAAATACTGTATATTTTGGGAGTGTTGTTACATCCCAGCAACGAAGGTATTCCTTTTCCCCTTATTTTTGCAGCCTCCCAGGATGCTGCCCCCTATTTCGATACCATCAATCAGTTTATAGCAGAAACGTTGGGACAACAGGCGCAACTGAAATACAAAATTGTCATCGGAGATGCGGCCGAAGTGGCCAAAGCAGCGCGTGCCGGGGCAGAAGAAGTTTTGCTCTACCGGCGCACATCCAAAGATGCGTTTTATTTTAATTGGAAATTGAACATTCCCAATGAAATGCAGATGCCATTCGAACCGACGCACGAATCCATGTCCCAGCTCGATCTGCATAAGAACCAGCCTTCTCACATTCTGGCGGCGAATTTGCGCAAGGCATTTTCCGGTATTGTTGCCGGCAATGTCAAAGAGCAGGGCATCACCCTGATAAGAGAACACGGTCCTTTTGAAATCAAAGGTGATACCGAGATAATGAACTCACTGGATAAAATTCTACGCACCTTTGTGATCCAGAAACGAATGAAAATCGGTGAATCAGAATACCAACCCTGTTATCGGGTAGTTACCTGA
- the ubiG gene encoding bifunctional 2-polyprenyl-6-hydroxyphenol methylase/3-demethylubiquinol 3-O-methyltransferase UbiG, whose amino-acid sequence MAPQSTLDHSELARFNRLASTWWDESGPMWPLHQLNQFRVQVILNVLHERNIIDRNKEHPLQGLKVLDVGCGGGILSESLCKLGAQVTGIDLAKNSIAIARQHANNQGLDIAYLCEELDTLEDEFDIVFNMEVVEHVSHLKHFMLRCNEKVAQGGMMFVSTINRSILSFLMAIVGAEYLLRLLPRGTHNWQKFVTPDELKVLLKKSSLNTTWISGVSLNPFTKRYKLTKSCAVNYMLLATSDE is encoded by the coding sequence ATGGCACCCCAGAGCACGCTCGACCATTCAGAATTGGCCCGTTTTAACCGCCTCGCATCCACCTGGTGGGATGAATCGGGCCCCATGTGGCCGCTCCACCAATTAAACCAGTTTCGAGTCCAGGTTATACTCAACGTATTACACGAACGAAACATCATTGACCGTAACAAAGAGCATCCCCTCCAGGGTCTGAAGGTGCTCGATGTGGGTTGTGGGGGCGGCATTCTTTCTGAATCACTATGCAAACTGGGAGCGCAAGTCACCGGCATAGACTTGGCGAAAAACAGCATTGCCATTGCCAGGCAGCATGCCAATAACCAAGGGTTGGATATCGCCTACTTATGCGAAGAACTCGATACACTGGAAGACGAATTCGATATCGTTTTTAATATGGAGGTGGTTGAACACGTTAGCCACCTGAAACATTTTATGCTGCGCTGCAACGAAAAAGTAGCACAAGGCGGCATGATGTTCGTTTCGACGATAAACCGGTCCATTCTCAGTTTCCTGATGGCCATAGTCGGTGCAGAATACCTACTTCGACTACTTCCCAGGGGAACCCACAATTGGCAGAAGTTTGTAACCCCAGATGAGCTCAAGGTTTTATTGAAGAAAAGCTCACTCAATACCACCTGGATAAGCGGAGTGTCACTCAACCCATTTACAAAACGCTATAAGCTGACAAAGTCCTGCGCGGTAAATTATATGTTATTGGCCACCAGTGATGAGTGA
- a CDS encoding alpha/beta fold hydrolase produces the protein MTLTAMHSKTFNQHHPVRQGQANCGPVTIHYQDEGYLTDKPLLLIMGLGSQLTLWPTELVNTLVDEGFRVIRFDNRDIGLSSSANNGIDADLKKAMLRSRLRLPIKSNYTLFDMVSDCINLLDHLDLPKVHVVGASMGGMIAQLFAALHPHRTLSLTSIMSTTNEPWLPMPRMDILLNMAGYGVPRGHEKEIAIARSLQFWKKISSPMYPTPDEEILARLAADFDRAYRPSGYLRQSHAIIATGGFRKLLRNIDCPTQIIHGSSDPLVNKKGGIDSAKSIRRAKLELIKGMGHDFPKQLLPRLGELIAYNALQTHSR, from the coding sequence ATGACTTTAACTGCAATGCACTCAAAAACGTTCAATCAACACCACCCTGTCCGTCAAGGTCAGGCCAATTGTGGCCCGGTAACTATTCATTATCAGGATGAGGGCTACCTGACCGATAAACCCCTTTTATTAATTATGGGGCTGGGTTCCCAGCTCACGCTGTGGCCCACAGAGTTGGTGAACACACTGGTGGATGAAGGATTTCGTGTAATCCGATTCGACAACCGGGATATAGGTCTATCGTCCTCCGCAAATAACGGAATTGATGCTGATCTGAAAAAGGCCATGCTGCGATCCCGATTAAGATTACCAATTAAATCCAATTACACCCTGTTTGATATGGTGTCAGACTGCATCAACCTTCTGGATCACTTGGATCTGCCCAAAGTACATGTGGTGGGCGCATCGATGGGCGGCATGATTGCCCAGTTATTTGCCGCACTCCACCCACACCGAACACTGAGCCTAACCTCCATTATGTCCACCACAAATGAACCATGGTTACCCATGCCGCGTATGGATATATTGCTGAATATGGCAGGCTACGGAGTTCCGCGCGGTCACGAAAAAGAAATAGCTATAGCCCGATCGCTGCAGTTTTGGAAAAAAATATCCAGTCCGATGTACCCCACACCCGATGAAGAAATTCTGGCGCGCTTGGCCGCAGATTTTGACCGGGCATATCGGCCTTCCGGTTACCTGCGCCAAAGCCATGCAATCATTGCAACCGGCGGTTTCCGCAAACTACTGCGAAATATTGATTGCCCTACTCAAATCATCCACGGTAGCAGTGACCCGTTGGTGAACAAAAAAGGCGGCATTGATTCAGCAAAATCCATCCGCCGGGCTAAGCTGGAATTAATTAAAGGTATGGGTCACGATTTCCCGAAACAGCTACTCCCCAGATTAGGCGAACTGATCGCTTATAACGCACTGCAGACCCATAGCAGGTAA
- a CDS encoding DUF2189 domain-containing protein — protein MDEVKSDSKKPDNQLVAQVRQLEWSAPFKWLRMGWNDYLDARQLSLEYGLFFALSGVLLTALVVYFTSKIFIFGLVFLFILLGPLFAFGLYDIPRQLELGEKPTLKHSLQQIRDSAANQWVFAVVICVVSLIWLRAATIIHVFYPEGGDPTLEELLTFFAVGIGAGAFFSALVFGISAFSLPMMMDRNVDAISASITSLSAVMNNMWVAGMWGLLIAGLIFLGFATAFIGLIVVLPVIGYATWHGYKDTILD, from the coding sequence ATGGACGAGGTTAAATCGGATAGTAAAAAGCCGGATAACCAACTGGTAGCTCAGGTTCGTCAACTGGAATGGTCCGCACCCTTTAAATGGTTGAGGATGGGTTGGAACGATTATCTGGATGCTCGCCAGCTTAGCCTTGAATACGGCCTTTTCTTTGCCCTCAGTGGCGTGCTACTGACCGCTCTTGTTGTCTATTTTACTTCTAAAATATTCATTTTCGGTCTTGTGTTTTTGTTCATTTTGCTCGGACCGTTATTTGCTTTTGGCCTCTACGATATTCCGCGCCAGCTAGAGCTTGGCGAGAAGCCCACGCTGAAACATTCATTGCAACAAATCCGGGATAGTGCCGCCAACCAATGGGTGTTTGCTGTTGTGATTTGCGTTGTCAGTCTGATATGGCTACGGGCTGCCACCATCATTCACGTATTCTATCCGGAAGGGGGTGATCCTACTCTTGAAGAGCTACTTACTTTTTTTGCGGTGGGGATAGGTGCCGGGGCTTTTTTCTCTGCGTTAGTATTTGGGATTAGTGCTTTTTCTCTTCCGATGATGATGGATCGGAACGTCGATGCGATTTCTGCGTCGATTACCAGCCTGAGTGCCGTTATGAATAATATGTGGGTGGCGGGAATGTGGGGTCTTTTGATAGCCGGGCTGATTTTTCTCGGTTTTGCTACTGCCTTTATCGGCTTGATAGTGGTTCTGCCGGTGATCGGTTATGCCACCTGGCATGGATATAAAGACACTATTTTAGATTAA